A region from the Campylobacter blaseri genome encodes:
- a CDS encoding ATP-dependent nuclease, with the protein MHLKCLQIVNYKNFKNEEFLFERGANTIIGENDSGKSNAMKALRILLDSSYYYNTKRLKEDDFSDCLSNWKGHWIIISAVFSGITSKEKTNEICKDIVLEKESELFIKNLIRCGSDSIGTVTLFIRPQKQIRKKLSNAENQQEFQNIRNGIKLSDYEFWYTSRSQIDFTDNQKYKKIVGDIEQFQYNDPDNEDLSIIGSKIDITEFWQYISVEFIDALRDVAVDLKKPKNPIRRIIDTIKTEISKQDSNEIKQKIKEVNDKISGVNEISNIGNHINSKLNEMIGMVYSPNVFIESQLKDDIELLSRFLTIIPSNKHDIDSLGLGHLNMLYVALKLVEFEVNRNRELVNIMVIEEPEAHIHTHIQKTLFSNLKVSKDFTQILMTTHSTHLSEISEINKVNILKTYGDFSEVMQPSFELNQFGKNILNSKDVTITQCLERYLDAKRSVLLFSKGVILVEGDGEEILIPALTKKVMGVSLDELGIGLINIGSVGFENVACIFHEKRLKRYCSIITDLDKCLDGSEKCSKEAEKRGVGRQKKLTKLFNDNKYVDMFYAPYTLEIDFANESNNIKYINKVIDIHYADLETKKEHMNNLEKDVASRYDSVMTIVRAMRKGWYATVLARIVYSDAIIPNYILEAIAFSSQEVINQSIKLKMIEYSLKKYDDENVKEMLNLKQELKSVDEINQFIENFCNKFEDDVVAIFIKMAMKYES; encoded by the coding sequence ATGCACTTAAAATGTTTGCAAATTGTAAATTATAAAAATTTTAAGAATGAAGAATTTTTATTTGAACGAGGAGCCAATACAATTATTGGAGAAAATGATTCTGGAAAGTCTAATGCCATGAAAGCATTGAGGATTTTACTGGATTCGTCATATTACTATAATACTAAAAGATTAAAAGAAGATGATTTTTCAGATTGTTTAAGTAATTGGAAGGGACACTGGATTATTATTTCTGCTGTTTTTAGTGGAATTACAAGCAAAGAAAAAACAAATGAGATATGCAAAGATATTGTATTAGAAAAAGAAAGCGAACTTTTTATTAAAAATTTAATTAGATGTGGAAGTGACAGTATTGGAACAGTAACTTTATTTATAAGGCCACAAAAACAAATTAGAAAAAAACTTTCAAATGCGGAAAATCAGCAAGAATTTCAAAATATAAGAAATGGTATAAAACTATCTGATTATGAGTTTTGGTATACATCTAGATCGCAAATTGATTTTACAGATAATCAAAAATATAAAAAAATAGTAGGAGATATTGAACAATTTCAATATAATGATCCCGATAATGAAGATTTATCAATTATAGGTAGTAAAATAGATATTACTGAATTTTGGCAATATATATCTGTGGAATTTATTGATGCATTACGGGATGTAGCGGTGGATTTAAAGAAGCCTAAAAATCCTATAAGACGAATTATAGACACGATAAAAACGGAGATTTCAAAGCAAGATTCAAATGAAATAAAACAAAAAATCAAGGAAGTAAATGATAAAATATCTGGAGTCAATGAAATATCTAATATAGGCAATCACATTAATTCTAAGTTAAATGAGATGATTGGTATGGTATATTCTCCAAATGTATTTATCGAGTCTCAATTAAAAGATGACATTGAGCTACTTTCAAGATTCTTAACAATTATTCCTTCCAACAAACATGATATTGATTCTTTGGGCTTGGGACATCTTAATATGTTATATGTAGCTTTAAAATTAGTTGAGTTTGAAGTAAATCGTAATCGAGAATTAGTAAATATAATGGTTATAGAAGAGCCAGAGGCGCATATACATACACATATACAAAAAACCTTATTTTCGAATTTAAAAGTATCAAAAGATTTTACACAGATTTTAATGACTACACATTCAACTCATTTATCAGAAATCTCTGAAATTAATAAAGTAAATATTTTGAAAACTTATGGTGATTTTTCAGAAGTGATGCAACCATCTTTTGAGCTGAATCAATTTGGAAAAAATATACTTAATTCAAAAGATGTAACCATAACCCAATGCTTAGAGAGATATTTAGATGCTAAACGTTCAGTATTGTTATTTTCAAAAGGAGTTATTTTAGTCGAAGGTGATGGTGAAGAAATACTCATTCCAGCTTTAACTAAAAAGGTTATGGGTGTTTCTTTAGACGAACTGGGCATTGGGTTAATAAATATTGGTAGTGTCGGATTTGAGAATGTAGCATGCATATTTCATGAAAAAAGATTAAAACGCTATTGTTCAATCATTACCGATTTGGATAAATGTCTAGATGGAAGCGAAAAATGTAGTAAAGAAGCTGAGAAGCGCGGGGTAGGTAGGCAAAAAAAATTAACGAAATTATTTAATGACAATAAATATGTAGATATGTTTTATGCACCTTATACATTAGAGATTGACTTTGCTAATGAGTCTAATAATATTAAATATATCAATAAAGTAATTGACATTCATTATGCTGATTTAGAGACAAAAAAAGAACATATGAATAATTTAGAAAAGGATGTAGCTTCAAGATATGATTCAGTTATGACTATAGTAAGAGCTATGAGAAAAGGCTGGTATGCAACTGTTTTAGCAAGAATAGTATATTCAGATGCAATAATTCCAAATTATATTTTAGAAGCAATTGCTTTTTCAAGTCAAGAAGTAATAAATCAATCTATTAAATTAAAAATGATAGAGTATTCTTTGAAAAAGTATGATGATGAGAATGTAAAAGAAATGTTAAATTTAAAACAAGAACTTAAATCAGTAGATGAAATTAATCAATTTATCGAAAACTTTTGCAACAAATTTGAAGATGATGTAGTTGCAATATTTATAAAAATGGCAATGAAATATGAATCATGA
- a CDS encoding UvrD-helicase domain-containing protein yields MNHEYDFLNELNNKQKSVCISEENFLLTACPGSGKTRTITYRLAYLSKKYKDSRLLNIAITYTNRAADEIENRLMDFEVDTSNIWTGTIHQFCSHFIIRPYAMYHSKLNKGYRIIDEYIKEKYIDEIAKRIGIKGCIRDFYKNPKIMSEYKKYIIIKREIDFENILEYSLELLKDNKFIADNISGLIRSIHVDEYQDTNELQYLILSEIVKTKPSINISFVGDVNQAIYSGLGGVAKNLSEIEKLFPVKFKNFCLDGCYRSTQRVVDYYINYEIESTGLFSTSKIRNEKGVIKHIYNVHKDDLAEKISFIIKGELRKGIPENEICVLAPQWGQIYHMSNKLREILPDCNFDSPNITPIKYDPLNVYFLIAKLLFTKKSEKSFLRRKMALKVIKIITEDYGIYVSDNIDKFDVLKAINSTNYMQGNGIKTLKNAISNVFNTLKIDIANALKTEYDDFFGKIDNRIKKYNLKHDCDLMEKNFQEKQGIVINTIHGVKGEEYTTVIAFDLLEGHLPNWEYIINSQKKLQRKNEANKLLYVLCSRAKENIYLFSEKGRITKKGKPYSPTTELKNIDFDYD; encoded by the coding sequence ATGAATCATGAATATGATTTTTTGAATGAACTCAACAACAAACAAAAGTCAGTATGCATAAGTGAAGAAAATTTTTTATTGACAGCATGTCCAGGAAGTGGAAAAACAAGAACTATAACATATAGACTTGCTTATCTTTCTAAAAAATATAAAGATTCTAGGCTTTTAAATATTGCAATTACATATACTAATAGAGCGGCTGATGAAATAGAAAATAGATTGATGGATTTTGAAGTTGATACATCTAATATTTGGACAGGAACAATACATCAGTTTTGTTCACATTTTATTATAAGACCTTATGCTATGTATCATAGTAAACTAAACAAAGGCTATAGGATAATTGATGAGTATATTAAGGAAAAGTATATAGATGAGATTGCTAAAAGGATAGGTATTAAAGGTTGCATTAGAGACTTCTATAAAAATCCAAAAATTATGTCAGAATACAAAAAATACATTATTATAAAAAGAGAAATTGATTTTGAAAATATTTTAGAGTATTCATTAGAGTTGCTAAAAGATAATAAATTTATTGCTGATAATATATCAGGATTAATAAGAAGCATCCATGTAGATGAGTATCAAGATACAAATGAATTACAGTATTTAATATTGTCTGAGATTGTCAAAACAAAACCCAGTATTAATATATCGTTTGTGGGAGATGTTAATCAAGCCATATATAGCGGATTAGGTGGAGTAGCTAAAAATTTATCAGAAATTGAAAAATTATTTCCAGTTAAGTTTAAAAACTTTTGTTTGGATGGATGTTATAGATCAACCCAAAGAGTTGTAGATTATTATATTAATTATGAAATAGAATCCACAGGGCTATTTTCTACATCTAAAATAAGAAATGAAAAAGGAGTTATTAAGCATATATACAATGTACATAAAGATGATTTAGCTGAAAAGATCTCTTTTATAATTAAAGGAGAATTAAGAAAAGGTATTCCAGAAAATGAGATTTGCGTATTAGCTCCTCAATGGGGGCAGATATATCATATGAGCAATAAGCTAAGAGAAATATTACCGGATTGTAATTTCGATTCTCCCAATATAACCCCCATTAAATACGATCCTTTAAATGTTTATTTTTTAATAGCAAAATTGTTATTTACAAAAAAGTCTGAAAAAAGTTTTTTAAGAAGAAAAATGGCTTTAAAAGTCATTAAAATAATCACTGAAGACTATGGTATATATGTTTCAGACAATATTGACAAATTTGATGTTTTAAAAGCTATAAATTCAACTAATTATATGCAAGGCAATGGAATAAAAACCTTGAAAAATGCAATATCAAATGTATTTAATACTTTAAAGATTGATATAGCTAATGCACTAAAGACGGAATATGATGATTTTTTTGGAAAAATTGATAATAGAATAAAAAAATATAATTTAAAGCATGATTGTGATTTGATGGAGAAAAATTTTCAAGAAAAACAAGGTATAGTTATAAACACTATTCACGGAGTTAAAGGTGAAGAATATACAACAGTTATTGCTTTTGACTTACTAGAGGGGCATTTGCCCAATTGGGAGTACATAATTAATTCGCAAAAAAAATTACAAAGAAAAAATGAAGCCAATAAATTATTGTATGTGCTTTGTTCTAGAGCAAAAGAAAATATATATTTATTTTCAGAAAAAGGGAGAATTACTAAAAAAGGTAAGCCGTATAGCCCCACAACAGAATTAAAAAATATTGATTTTGATTATGATTAA